One part of the Bdellovibrio bacteriovorus genome encodes these proteins:
- a CDS encoding heavy metal translocating P-type ATPase translates to MNTANLHECAYCRAGTTEPVYCCSACETLDLHVRQIPVLSEQQNPYAYLDQPEFRRLYSHDKQDFNFLFFAEGLHCSSCVHLLEKLPEFYDRIAMARVNFGQSTVAVKLAEGGSLAQVAHVIAELGYKPSPLAAQDNLAARYQSENRSFLKRIAVAGFCAGNTMLFVIPVYSGLAGTWATVFNWLSFALFLPILLYSAQPFYKGAWNSLKYKVINVDLPIAIAMLSGFALSTANLVRGDGDIYFDSTASFMFFILSARYLLKRVQQNYLSPSRMKSFFQMEKYERISGDTSAVIPWSSVKAGDVLKLKQGQSLPSDATLLSSHATLDMSLFNGESLPKVFSSGMTLFAGTKILDDGVLVRMNLQFSESKLGQLLQQLDHGALKKSRFIALTDRLAQWLIITVFSIAVLFFIAYASIDISEAFNRSLALIVLACPCALAFGSPLTFGLALKKSQRLGILLKDATSLERMLEVKNIFFDKTGTLTEGHLSLSHSEPAIISPRLQANILALEATSYHPLAFALRQAWPHPEFMPAVQNAQEILGKGVKGLIDGKLYEIRHLSESTHEDETAIEVLCDGQSLCRLYFLDELRQDSAQAVQELNKRGMNCFLLSGDKKSRVYQAANQCGIARENAHGELFPEDKKDILIRHKNTCMIGDGANDSLSLQAADVGIAVKGSVDLSLNSADVYFTRGGLSPFFDLLKISEQTQNVLKRNLGISLTYNTIGGILALAGFIDPLMAAILMPISSVVIILSSLWGFR, encoded by the coding sequence ATGAACACAGCAAATCTACACGAATGCGCCTACTGCAGAGCCGGAACCACCGAGCCCGTGTACTGCTGTTCGGCGTGCGAGACTCTGGATCTGCATGTGCGACAAATTCCGGTGCTTTCCGAACAACAGAATCCTTATGCTTATCTGGATCAGCCCGAGTTCCGTCGCCTTTACAGCCACGACAAACAGGATTTCAACTTCCTGTTCTTTGCCGAAGGACTGCACTGCTCCTCGTGCGTGCATCTGCTGGAGAAACTACCCGAATTTTATGATCGCATTGCCATGGCCCGAGTGAACTTCGGTCAAAGCACTGTTGCGGTGAAACTGGCCGAAGGCGGTTCTTTGGCGCAAGTGGCCCATGTCATTGCGGAACTGGGATACAAACCTTCACCGCTGGCCGCCCAGGACAATCTGGCCGCCCGCTATCAATCCGAAAACCGCAGCTTTTTAAAAAGAATCGCGGTGGCGGGCTTCTGTGCCGGGAACACCATGCTGTTTGTGATTCCGGTGTACTCAGGGCTTGCTGGCACCTGGGCGACAGTATTTAACTGGCTCAGCTTTGCCCTGTTCCTGCCGATCCTGCTTTACTCTGCCCAGCCCTTTTACAAAGGCGCCTGGAATTCCCTGAAATACAAAGTCATCAATGTCGATCTGCCGATCGCAATTGCGATGCTGTCCGGCTTTGCCCTTTCCACCGCCAACCTGGTTCGTGGTGACGGCGACATCTATTTCGACAGCACCGCCAGCTTCATGTTCTTTATCCTTTCAGCGCGTTATCTGCTCAAACGCGTGCAGCAGAACTATCTTTCCCCGTCCCGCATGAAGTCCTTTTTCCAGATGGAAAAATACGAGCGCATCAGCGGTGATACCTCCGCTGTGATCCCGTGGTCCTCTGTGAAGGCCGGCGACGTCCTGAAACTAAAACAGGGCCAGAGCCTGCCCTCGGATGCCACGTTGCTGTCTTCCCACGCCACGCTGGACATGTCCTTATTTAACGGCGAGTCCCTGCCCAAGGTGTTTTCTTCCGGGATGACATTGTTCGCCGGAACCAAAATTCTGGATGACGGAGTTCTGGTGCGCATGAACCTGCAGTTTTCTGAATCCAAACTGGGTCAGCTGCTGCAGCAGCTGGATCACGGGGCCTTGAAAAAAAGCCGCTTTATCGCCCTCACCGACCGTCTGGCCCAGTGGTTGATAATCACGGTGTTTTCTATCGCGGTGCTGTTCTTTATTGCTTACGCCAGCATCGATATATCCGAGGCCTTCAACCGCTCTTTGGCTCTGATCGTCCTGGCCTGCCCTTGTGCACTGGCTTTTGGTTCGCCACTGACTTTCGGACTGGCCCTGAAAAAATCCCAGCGTCTGGGGATTTTATTGAAAGATGCCACCAGTCTGGAACGCATGCTCGAAGTAAAAAACATCTTCTTTGACAAAACCGGCACTTTGACTGAAGGCCACCTGTCTTTGTCTCACTCCGAGCCGGCGATAATCTCTCCGCGCCTGCAGGCCAATATTCTGGCGCTGGAAGCCACCTCTTACCACCCACTGGCCTTTGCCCTGCGCCAGGCATGGCCGCATCCTGAATTTATGCCCGCGGTGCAAAATGCCCAGGAGATCCTGGGTAAAGGGGTCAAGGGACTGATCGACGGAAAACTTTACGAGATCCGCCATCTTTCAGAAAGCACTCACGAGGACGAAACCGCCATCGAGGTTCTGTGTGACGGCCAAAGCCTGTGCCGCCTTTATTTCCTGGATGAGCTTCGCCAGGACTCTGCCCAGGCGGTGCAAGAGCTGAATAAACGCGGCATGAACTGCTTCCTTCTTTCCGGCGACAAAAAAAGTCGCGTGTACCAGGCCGCAAACCAGTGTGGTATTGCCCGTGAGAACGCCCACGGCGAACTATTCCCGGAAGATAAAAAAGACATTCTCATTCGCCACAAAAACACCTGCATGATCGGCGATGGCGCCAACGATTCACTCAGCCTGCAGGCGGCGGACGTCGGTATCGCCGTGAAAGGCAGCGTGGACTTGAGCCTGAACAGTGCGGATGTGTACTTCACTCGCGGGGGACTTTCCCCGTTCTTTGATCTTTTGAAAATCTCGGAACAAACCCAGAACGTTTTGAAACGCAATCTGGGAATTTCACTGACTTACAACACCATCGGTGGAATCCTGGCCCTGGCCGGATTCATCGATCCGCTGATGGCGGCGATTCTGATGCCCATCAGTTCCGTGGTCATCATTCTTTCATCCTTGTGGGGGTTCCGATGA
- the ccoS gene encoding cbb3-type cytochrome oxidase assembly protein CcoS, which produces MNIIMIMIPMALILGIGFVSAFLWATSKGQFDDLETPAHRILDDENERKKS; this is translated from the coding sequence ATGAACATCATCATGATCATGATCCCCATGGCGTTAATTCTGGGAATTGGCTTTGTCTCCGCCTTTCTCTGGGCCACCTCCAAAGGTCAGTTTGATGACCTCGAGACACCAGCACACCGTATTTTAGATGACGAAAACGAAAGGAAAAAATCGTGA
- the nirK gene encoding copper-containing nitrite reductase — translation MKDWNYKRLLLTGAIACLAPMPVLADNIKGEEVAVLTDAPEVPPPITRKHATKVIVNLETKEVKLRLADGVDYTFWTFGGKVPGKFIRIREGDQVEFHLHNHPSSKLPHNIDLHAVTGQGGGAEGSFTAPGHSSTFSFKALNPGLYVYHCATAPVGMHIANGMYGLILVEPKEGLPKVDREFYVLQSEFYTKGKYGAPGLQPFSMTKAVEEKADYVVFNGSVGSLVGDNAMKAKTGEKVRLFVGNGGPNLVSSFHVIGEIFDKVYVEGGKLVNENVQTTLIPAGGSAIVEFKLDTTGTFILVDHSIFRAFNKGAIGMLKVEGKEDHEVYSGKTKDGIYLPEGGVIQEIGAEAPKQIPAKTLEERLSGGKRIYESSCFACHQSNGQGLPGAFPPLAKSDFLKNKDKAISAVIHGLEGPIKVNGKEYNSVMPAQILSDEDAANVLTYIYSMWGNSKKVVTPADVKAVRAAGKK, via the coding sequence ATGAAAGACTGGAACTACAAAAGACTACTGCTAACTGGAGCGATCGCCTGCCTGGCTCCCATGCCGGTCCTGGCTGACAATATCAAGGGTGAAGAGGTGGCGGTGCTGACTGATGCACCTGAAGTGCCACCGCCAATCACTCGCAAACATGCAACCAAGGTCATCGTAAACCTTGAAACCAAGGAAGTGAAGCTCCGCCTGGCCGATGGGGTGGACTATACTTTCTGGACTTTCGGGGGCAAGGTTCCCGGTAAATTCATCCGTATCCGTGAAGGGGATCAGGTGGAGTTCCATCTGCACAATCACCCTTCCAGCAAGCTGCCTCATAATATCGACTTGCACGCTGTGACTGGACAGGGTGGTGGTGCGGAGGGATCCTTCACTGCTCCCGGTCACAGCTCCACTTTCAGTTTCAAGGCACTGAATCCGGGGCTGTATGTGTATCACTGTGCAACTGCGCCGGTGGGCATGCATATCGCCAACGGGATGTATGGTCTGATTCTGGTTGAACCCAAAGAAGGTCTGCCTAAAGTGGACCGTGAATTCTATGTGTTGCAGAGTGAGTTCTATACTAAGGGTAAATATGGAGCTCCGGGTTTGCAGCCGTTCAGCATGACTAAAGCGGTCGAGGAAAAAGCCGACTATGTGGTCTTTAACGGTAGCGTCGGGTCTTTGGTGGGCGATAACGCCATGAAAGCCAAAACTGGTGAAAAGGTCCGCTTGTTTGTGGGTAACGGGGGGCCGAATCTGGTGTCCTCTTTCCACGTGATTGGTGAGATCTTTGACAAGGTCTATGTTGAAGGTGGCAAGCTGGTGAATGAAAACGTCCAGACTACTTTGATTCCGGCGGGTGGATCTGCCATTGTGGAATTCAAACTGGATACTACAGGCACTTTCATTCTGGTGGATCACTCGATCTTCCGTGCCTTCAATAAAGGCGCCATCGGGATGCTGAAAGTGGAAGGCAAAGAAGACCATGAAGTCTATTCCGGAAAAACCAAAGACGGTATCTATCTGCCTGAGGGTGGTGTGATCCAGGAAATTGGTGCGGAAGCTCCGAAACAGATCCCAGCCAAAACTCTGGAAGAACGACTGTCTGGCGGTAAACGTATCTATGAATCCTCTTGCTTTGCCTGTCACCAGAGCAATGGTCAGGGGCTGCCGGGTGCGTTCCCTCCACTGGCGAAGTCGGACTTCCTGAAAAACAAGGATAAGGCGATTTCTGCGGTGATTCACGGTCTTGAGGGCCCGATCAAGGTCAACGGCAAAGAGTACAACTCAGTGATGCCGGCGCAGATTCTGTCGGATGAAGATGCTGCGAACGTACTGACTTACATCTACAGCATGTGGGGCAACTCCAAAAAAGTTGTGACTCCGGCTGATGTCAAAGCAGTTCGGGCTGCGGGTAAAAAGTAA